A genomic window from Chitinophaga pollutisoli includes:
- a CDS encoding sialate O-acetylesterase produces the protein MLRYLMMAVLAGFHVAASAQIRLPDVLSDNMVLQRNDSALLWGWAAPGEKIRIKASWKSTPDSAVATGNSIWKVKIRTPEGGGPYTISLRGRNTIELKNILIGEVWICSGQSNMEWSGNHGLPDIKAELATCADDQLRFFQVPKITSDHPQDDVPGVWTACDSNTLKPFSAVAYYFGKELRKKLGVPVALINSSWGGTPAEVWTPAELVTGAPALAAAAAKQGVANYRPHEPGKTYNAMIAPLTNFRIAGAIWYQGESNAHTANTYQPLMETLIGSWRKAWNIDFPFYYVQIAPFKHGPGTLRGSLLRESQSQTLSFPKTGMAVITDLVDDTTNIHPINKHDVGLRLAKIALGDHYGKKEGEFRSPAYDRMEKKNNQIVLHFKHAANGLELKNGKAKEWYIAGADRKFVPADVKVKGNTVTVSAKGIAEPEAVRFSFNNAAIGNIFSKEGLPVDPFRTDSWPEQ, from the coding sequence ATGCTTCGCTATTTAATGATGGCCGTGCTGGCCGGTTTCCACGTTGCTGCCAGCGCACAGATCCGCCTGCCGGACGTGCTTTCCGATAATATGGTCCTCCAGCGCAACGATTCCGCCCTCTTGTGGGGTTGGGCAGCGCCCGGGGAAAAGATCCGAATCAAAGCTTCCTGGAAATCCACCCCGGATTCCGCCGTGGCAACCGGTAATTCCATCTGGAAAGTAAAGATCAGGACCCCCGAAGGCGGCGGCCCTTACACGATCTCCCTCCGCGGCCGCAACACGATCGAGCTGAAAAATATCCTCATCGGGGAAGTATGGATCTGCAGCGGCCAGTCCAATATGGAATGGAGCGGCAACCACGGCCTGCCGGATATCAAAGCCGAACTGGCCACCTGCGCCGACGATCAGCTCCGCTTCTTCCAGGTCCCGAAAATCACTTCCGACCACCCGCAGGACGATGTACCCGGCGTGTGGACCGCCTGCGATTCCAATACCCTCAAGCCTTTCAGCGCCGTGGCGTATTACTTCGGAAAAGAGCTCCGCAAAAAGCTGGGCGTTCCCGTGGCGCTCATCAACTCCAGCTGGGGCGGAACGCCTGCTGAGGTGTGGACGCCGGCCGAGCTGGTGACGGGCGCTCCCGCACTGGCGGCTGCCGCGGCGAAACAGGGCGTGGCCAATTACCGTCCGCACGAGCCCGGGAAAACCTATAACGCCATGATCGCGCCGCTGACCAATTTCCGGATCGCAGGGGCCATCTGGTACCAGGGCGAAAGCAATGCCCACACGGCGAATACCTACCAGCCGTTGATGGAAACCCTGATCGGTTCGTGGCGCAAGGCATGGAACATTGATTTTCCGTTTTATTATGTGCAAATCGCGCCTTTCAAACACGGGCCCGGCACCCTGCGGGGATCACTGCTGCGGGAATCGCAATCCCAAACGCTGTCGTTCCCCAAAACAGGCATGGCTGTTATCACGGATTTGGTGGACGATACCACCAATATCCACCCCATCAACAAGCACGACGTAGGCCTGCGCCTGGCGAAAATCGCGCTGGGCGACCATTACGGCAAAAAGGAAGGCGAATTCCGCAGCCCTGCGTACGACAGAATGGAGAAAAAGAACAACCAGATCGTCCTCCATTTCAAACATGCCGCAAACGGACTGGAGCTGAAGAACGGAAAGGCGAAGGAATGGTACATCGCCGGGGCCGACCGCAAGTTCGTGCCTGCCGACGTGAAGGTGAAAGGCAATACCGTAACGGTTTCTGCGAAAGGGATCGCGGAGCCGGAAGCAGTACGGTTTTCATTTAACAACGCTGCCATCGGCAACATTTTCAGTAAAGAAGGCTTGCCCGTGGATCCATTCCGGACCGACAGCTGGCCCGAACAATAA
- a CDS encoding metallophosphoesterase produces MNRQDFLSSIGLLAGGSLAGNLLTGEGTEATAKKVKPVLTVAHITDVHIREGDDAPARFKKVLRNIVDQHKPDFFLNTGDSIHDASYDNVVRQQVTDQWALWDACVKSISGYEMHSCLGNHDMWWKAPSKEDEMYGKDYVVKRLGTPHRYYTIQKQNWHFFMLDGNNKGISLDEEQFSWLKSKLEAIPEGEFAVMTSHYPILGTTQVLEGGGHSDCKALKNLFFKTNRVRLCLSGHNHLSDNTIYNNITYACNGAMSGFWWGKGDKDSAGPYFYQETPPGYAILKLYKDGTLENKYYPHGL; encoded by the coding sequence ATGAACAGACAAGACTTTTTATCCAGCATAGGATTGCTGGCGGGAGGCTCCCTGGCAGGTAACCTCCTCACCGGTGAAGGAACGGAAGCGACAGCTAAAAAAGTGAAGCCCGTCCTCACCGTGGCACACATCACCGATGTGCACATCCGGGAGGGCGACGATGCGCCGGCCCGTTTCAAAAAAGTGCTCCGGAACATTGTGGACCAGCACAAGCCGGACTTTTTCCTCAACACCGGCGATTCCATCCACGACGCTTCCTACGACAACGTGGTGCGCCAGCAGGTAACGGATCAGTGGGCGTTGTGGGATGCATGTGTGAAATCCATCAGCGGGTATGAAATGCACTCCTGCCTCGGCAACCATGATATGTGGTGGAAAGCGCCGTCAAAGGAAGATGAGATGTATGGCAAGGATTACGTGGTGAAAAGATTGGGTACGCCCCATCGCTATTATACCATCCAGAAACAGAACTGGCATTTCTTCATGCTGGATGGCAACAACAAAGGCATTTCGCTCGACGAAGAACAGTTCAGCTGGCTGAAAAGTAAACTGGAAGCCATTCCTGAAGGCGAATTCGCGGTGATGACCTCCCATTATCCGATCCTTGGCACCACACAAGTGCTCGAAGGCGGCGGGCACTCCGATTGCAAAGCGCTGAAAAACCTCTTCTTCAAAACCAACCGCGTCCGACTCTGCCTCAGCGGGCACAATCACCTGTCCGACAATACCATATACAACAATATTACCTACGCCTGCAACGGCGCTATGAGTGGATTCTGGTGGGGGAAGGGAGACAAGGACTCCGCAGGGCCGTACTTCTACCAGGAAACCCCACCCGGATATGCCATCCTGAAACTGTATAAAGACGGTACGCTGGAGAATAAATATTATCCGCACGGATTATAA